Proteins encoded within one genomic window of Couchioplanes caeruleus:
- a CDS encoding MHYT domain-containing protein, whose product MAEVHHFTYGAFNPIAAFLVAMLGSFLGLLSTGRARSARTRGRRSRWLIIAAFSIGGAAIWLMHFTAMLGFEVPQSPVRYSPGLTMISLGLAVLAVGFGLMVVGHGRRSLPRVVLAGVLTGAGVLAMHYTGMAGMHVSGTIHYDLPMVIASGIIAVVASTTALWFTVSVKGWAPMLGAAAIMAVAVCGMHYTGMAAMGVKLADTVSGQTTGIRPLLMIVPITLISAATILGVALSALQAMTEEEFTDGAGIPRRGVHAENHHPWSLKQASLSAARRTPGSRPSPRPVAPRQPVKEEPLIDIPS is encoded by the coding sequence GTGGCCGAGGTCCATCACTTCACCTATGGTGCGTTCAACCCGATCGCCGCTTTCCTCGTGGCGATGCTCGGGTCCTTCCTGGGCCTGCTCTCCACCGGCCGGGCCCGCTCCGCGCGTACCCGCGGGCGGCGCAGCCGATGGCTCATCATCGCGGCGTTCTCCATCGGCGGCGCCGCCATCTGGCTCATGCACTTCACCGCGATGCTGGGCTTCGAGGTGCCGCAGAGCCCGGTCCGCTACAGCCCCGGACTGACCATGATCAGTCTCGGCCTGGCGGTGCTCGCGGTCGGCTTCGGCCTGATGGTGGTCGGGCACGGCCGGCGCAGCCTGCCGCGGGTCGTCCTGGCGGGGGTGCTGACCGGCGCGGGCGTGCTGGCGATGCACTACACCGGCATGGCCGGCATGCACGTCTCCGGCACGATCCACTATGACCTGCCGATGGTCATCGCCTCCGGCATCATCGCCGTGGTCGCGTCCACCACCGCGCTGTGGTTCACCGTCTCCGTCAAGGGGTGGGCGCCGATGCTCGGCGCCGCGGCGATCATGGCCGTCGCGGTCTGCGGCATGCACTACACCGGCATGGCGGCCATGGGCGTAAAGCTCGCCGACACCGTGTCCGGCCAGACGACCGGCATCCGGCCGCTGCTCATGATCGTGCCGATCACCCTGATCAGTGCCGCCACCATCCTCGGCGTCGCGCTCAGCGCCCTGCAGGCCATGACCGAGGAGGAGTTCACCGACGGTGCCGGCATCCCCCGGCGCGGCGTGCACGCCGAGAACCACCACCCGTGGTCGCTCAAGCAGGCGTCGCTGTCGGCTGCCCGGCGTACGCCGGGCAGCCGGCCGTCCCCGCGGCCCGTAGCCCCGCGCCAGCCGGTCAAGGAAGAGCCGCTGATCGACATTCCTTCCTGA
- a CDS encoding nucleotidyltransferase family protein produces the protein MPYRVDEGLVNTLKRVASVLKQAEIPFALGGSFAVYAHGGHSSDHDVDFLIREQDKERALAELSAVGFEVAQPPEDWLVKVYDEGRMVDLIYRPVESPVTDATLRDTVMRPVEAISMPVLSATQLMVHKLLSYTQHYCDFATGLPVARSLREQIDWDRVRQETTKSPYAEAFLVLLDRLEVVPEPGSAQLTVGG, from the coding sequence ATGCCGTATCGGGTGGACGAGGGCCTGGTGAACACGCTCAAACGGGTCGCCTCCGTCCTCAAGCAGGCGGAGATCCCGTTCGCCCTCGGCGGCAGCTTCGCCGTGTACGCCCACGGTGGGCACTCCAGCGATCACGACGTCGATTTCCTCATCCGTGAACAGGACAAGGAACGCGCCCTCGCCGAGTTGTCCGCGGTCGGTTTCGAGGTGGCGCAGCCGCCGGAGGACTGGCTGGTGAAGGTCTACGACGAGGGCCGGATGGTGGACCTGATCTACCGGCCGGTCGAGTCGCCGGTGACCGACGCCACCCTGCGCGACACGGTGATGCGTCCGGTCGAGGCGATCAGCATGCCCGTGCTGTCGGCGACCCAGCTGATGGTGCACAAATTGCTCAGTTACACCCAGCACTACTGCGACTTCGCCACCGGCCTGCCCGTGGCCCGCTCGCTGCGCGAGCAGATCGACTGGGACCGGGTACGGCAGGAGACCACGAAGTCGCCGTACGCGGAGGCGTTCCTGGTGCTGCTGGACCGCCTCGAGGTGGTACCGGAGCCGGGTAGTGCACAGCTGACCGTGGGGGGATGA
- a CDS encoding sigma-70 family RNA polymerase sigma factor: protein MDAGIARNRVSEGNEGTVGNVEKNTVMRTDEVAEERDLVGVYLHEISRTPLLDAAREVDLSKAIEAGLYAEHLLDSGDVRRGVSREELERLVVEGERAKDLFIRANLRLVVSIARRYVRSGMPMLDLIQEGNTGLVRAVEKFDYERGYKFSTYATWWIRQAISRAIAQQERTVRLPVHLVEDVNRMRNVTRQLVRELGADPEPAQVAAALGVTVERVTELTRWAQDTVSLDTPVGDDGDTNLGDLVADSDAPSPEEIVLTALERQRIEGLLNHLDDRSAGIMRARYGLEDGREHSLTEVASRFSLSRERIRQLEIQALGRLRELARAEGLQAA from the coding sequence ATGGACGCAGGAATTGCCCGTAACAGGGTTAGTGAAGGCAATGAGGGGACCGTGGGCAACGTGGAGAAGAACACCGTGATGCGGACGGACGAAGTCGCCGAGGAGCGCGACCTCGTCGGCGTCTACCTGCACGAGATCTCCCGGACGCCGCTTCTGGATGCCGCCAGGGAGGTCGACCTCTCCAAGGCAATCGAGGCCGGCCTCTATGCCGAGCACCTGCTCGACAGCGGTGACGTCCGTCGCGGCGTGAGCCGGGAGGAACTGGAGCGCCTGGTCGTCGAGGGCGAGCGGGCCAAGGACCTGTTCATCCGGGCCAACCTGCGCCTGGTGGTCTCTATCGCACGCCGGTACGTGCGCTCGGGCATGCCGATGCTCGACCTCATCCAGGAAGGCAACACCGGCCTGGTCCGCGCCGTGGAGAAGTTCGACTACGAGCGCGGCTACAAGTTCTCGACGTACGCGACGTGGTGGATCCGCCAGGCGATCAGCCGGGCGATCGCGCAGCAGGAGCGCACCGTGCGCCTGCCCGTGCACCTCGTCGAGGACGTCAACCGGATGCGCAACGTCACCCGCCAGCTCGTCCGCGAGCTCGGTGCCGACCCGGAGCCCGCGCAGGTCGCCGCGGCGCTGGGCGTGACGGTCGAGCGCGTCACCGAGCTGACCCGCTGGGCCCAGGACACCGTGTCCCTGGACACCCCGGTGGGCGACGACGGCGACACCAACCTCGGCGACCTGGTCGCCGACAGCGACGCGCCGTCGCCGGAGGAGATCGTGCTCACGGCGCTCGAGCGCCAGCGCATCGAGGGCCTTCTCAACCACCTCGACGACCGGTCGGCGGGCATCATGCGCGCCCGGTACGGCCTCGAGGACGGGCGGGAGCACTCGCTGACCGAGGTGGCGTCGCGCTTCTCGCTCTCGCGGGAGCGGATCCGCCAGCTCGAGATCCAGGCCCTGGGCCGGCTGCGTGAGCTGGCCCGCGCCGAGGGTCTGCAGGCCGCCTGA
- a CDS encoding glycoside hydrolase family 13 protein has translation MPSPTDWWRSAVIYQIYPRSFADGDGDGMGDLPGITARLSDLRDLGVDAVWLSPFYPSPQHDAGYDVADYRSVDPRFGDLGDADKMIAEARSLGLKVIVDLVPNHTSNEHAWFRAALAAGPGSPERERYIFRDGRGPDGEEPPNDWRSVFGGPAWERVADGQWYLHLFDVSQPDLNWGDDGVRAEFSAILRFWLDRGVDGFRVDVAHGLIKDADLADYEYADEMILGGLAPEGAPPPPMWDQDGVHDIYREWRSVLDAYEGDRILVAEAWVRPAERLARYVRPDEMHQAFNFEYLDTPWSADPLRQVIDTTTVANAAVGAPTTWVLSNHDVVRHATRLGYPVGEPRRHGIGADDPQPDAPLGLRRARAASMQMLALPGSAYLYQGEELGLPEHTAIPDELRQDPAWERSGHAERGRDGCRVPIPWEADAPSYGFGPADASWLPQPDSWAEYALDRQRDVPGSTYELYRSALRLRAEHALGSGTLTWVDTPADVLAFRNGEVLVLTNFGAAPAELPLGARVLLTSEPLTSDGRVPQDVTVWARA, from the coding sequence ATGCCATCCCCCACTGACTGGTGGCGCAGCGCCGTCATCTACCAGATCTATCCGCGCTCCTTCGCCGACGGCGACGGCGACGGCATGGGCGACCTGCCCGGCATCACCGCGCGGCTGAGTGACCTGCGCGACCTCGGCGTGGACGCGGTGTGGCTGTCGCCGTTCTATCCGTCACCGCAGCACGACGCCGGCTACGACGTCGCCGACTACCGCTCGGTCGATCCCCGCTTCGGCGACCTCGGCGACGCCGACAAGATGATCGCCGAGGCCCGGTCGCTGGGGCTGAAGGTCATCGTCGACCTGGTGCCCAACCACACCTCGAACGAGCACGCCTGGTTCCGGGCCGCGCTGGCCGCCGGGCCGGGCAGCCCCGAGCGGGAACGCTACATCTTCCGCGACGGCCGGGGCCCGGACGGCGAAGAGCCGCCGAACGACTGGCGCAGCGTCTTCGGCGGTCCCGCCTGGGAGCGGGTCGCCGACGGCCAGTGGTACCTGCACCTCTTCGACGTCTCCCAGCCCGACCTGAACTGGGGCGACGACGGGGTCCGGGCCGAATTCTCGGCGATCCTGCGCTTCTGGCTCGACCGGGGCGTCGACGGCTTCCGGGTGGACGTGGCCCACGGTCTGATCAAGGACGCCGACCTCGCCGACTACGAGTACGCCGACGAGATGATCCTCGGTGGTCTGGCACCGGAGGGCGCCCCGCCGCCACCGATGTGGGACCAGGACGGTGTGCACGACATCTACCGGGAGTGGCGCTCGGTGCTGGATGCGTACGAGGGTGACCGGATCCTCGTCGCCGAGGCCTGGGTGCGGCCCGCGGAGCGGCTCGCGCGCTACGTGCGCCCGGACGAGATGCACCAGGCGTTCAACTTCGAGTACCTCGACACTCCGTGGTCCGCCGACCCGCTGCGCCAGGTCATCGACACCACCACCGTCGCCAACGCCGCGGTCGGCGCCCCGACCACCTGGGTGCTCTCCAACCACGACGTGGTGCGGCACGCGACCCGGCTGGGCTATCCGGTGGGCGAGCCGCGCCGGCACGGTATCGGAGCGGACGACCCGCAGCCCGACGCGCCGCTGGGCCTGCGCCGGGCCCGGGCCGCCTCGATGCAGATGCTGGCGCTGCCCGGCTCGGCCTACCTCTACCAAGGCGAGGAGCTGGGCCTGCCGGAGCACACCGCGATCCCCGACGAGCTCCGGCAGGATCCGGCGTGGGAACGCTCCGGGCACGCCGAGCGGGGCCGGGACGGGTGCCGGGTGCCGATCCCCTGGGAGGCGGACGCACCCTCGTACGGCTTCGGTCCCGCCGACGCGAGCTGGTTGCCCCAGCCCGACTCCTGGGCCGAGTACGCCCTCGACCGGCAGCGGGACGTGCCGGGCTCGACGTACGAGCTCTACCGCTCGGCGTTGCGCCTGCGCGCCGAGCACGCCCTGGGCTCCGGCACGCTGACCTGGGTGGATACCCCAGCCGACGTGCTGGCGTTCCGCAACGGTGAGGTGCTGGTCCTGACCAACTTCGGCGCCGCGCCGGCCGAGCTGCCGCTGGGCGCCCGGGTGCTGCTGACGAGCGAACCTCTGACCTCCGACGGCCGGGTGCCGCAGGACGTCACGGTCTGGGCGCGCGCGTAG
- a CDS encoding SDR family NAD(P)-dependent oxidoreductase, which produces MTERTAVVTGGAGGLGGAVTEILRDAGWRVVAPVRAGAMARLPAGVTGIEADLGVPEDVAAAVALAAAEPGAPLRAVVNLVGGFAMGGRVHETPVDDFEAMLRLNLRPTYLVTAAALPHLVAAGGGSVVCVSSRAAVAPFAGAAGYITAKAAVLAFANAVAVEYRKDGVRANTVLPSVIDTPLNRRQQPDADHTRWVTPAEIARVIAFLAGDESAPTSGATIPVYGRA; this is translated from the coding sequence ATGACAGAGCGCACTGCGGTGGTGACGGGTGGAGCCGGCGGGCTCGGTGGCGCGGTCACGGAGATCCTGCGCGACGCGGGGTGGCGCGTGGTGGCGCCCGTACGAGCCGGCGCGATGGCTCGGCTGCCCGCGGGCGTGACGGGCATCGAGGCCGACCTCGGCGTGCCGGAGGACGTTGCCGCGGCCGTGGCGCTCGCCGCGGCGGAGCCGGGCGCGCCCCTGAGGGCCGTGGTCAACCTGGTGGGCGGCTTCGCGATGGGCGGCCGCGTGCACGAGACCCCGGTGGACGACTTCGAGGCGATGCTGCGGCTGAACCTGCGGCCGACGTACCTGGTGACCGCGGCGGCGCTGCCCCATCTGGTGGCGGCCGGCGGCGGTTCTGTGGTGTGCGTCTCGTCCCGCGCCGCCGTCGCTCCGTTCGCCGGAGCGGCCGGATACATCACCGCCAAGGCCGCGGTGCTCGCATTCGCCAACGCCGTCGCGGTCGAGTACCGCAAGGACGGCGTACGGGCGAACACGGTGCTGCCGAGCGTGATCGACACCCCGCTCAACCGCCGGCAGCAGCCGGACGCCGACCACACCCGCTGGGTTACCCCCGCCGAGATCGCCCGGGTGATCGCCTTCCTGGCCGGCGACGAGTCGGCGCCGACCAGCGGCGCGACCATCCCCGTCTACGGCAGGGCGTAG
- a CDS encoding HD domain-containing protein, with protein sequence MLLSMPLHAITEVYGEAGLRDRFNLEIARLPDGDRRQLEDALALASRLHADDRRVREPYLNHLLRVAIRIVGYYRIQDVDVLTAALLHDAVEDHPAELAELPSDLSHQELTDSAVAALAKRYSPRVAELVRSVTNPEYDPHRDRNEQYRTHVAASLEQDPWARVIKVSDFTDNGLGVIHTTDDKARSSAMKYRPLVPKLRELVGRADTPLSLAAKDHILDQLDLAEERFAAILDG encoded by the coding sequence ATGCTGCTGTCGATGCCGCTGCACGCGATCACCGAGGTGTACGGCGAGGCAGGCCTGCGGGACCGGTTCAACCTCGAGATCGCGCGCCTCCCGGACGGTGACCGGCGGCAGCTCGAGGACGCGCTGGCGCTCGCGTCCCGGCTGCACGCCGACGACCGGCGGGTCCGGGAGCCCTATCTCAACCACCTGCTGCGGGTGGCCATCCGCATCGTGGGTTACTACCGCATCCAGGACGTCGACGTGCTGACGGCGGCGCTGCTGCACGACGCCGTCGAGGACCATCCCGCGGAGCTGGCCGAGCTGCCCTCCGACCTGAGTCATCAGGAGCTGACCGACTCGGCCGTCGCCGCGCTGGCCAAACGCTACAGCCCGCGGGTGGCCGAGCTGGTCCGCTCGGTCACCAACCCGGAGTACGACCCGCACCGCGACCGGAACGAGCAGTACCGCACGCACGTGGCGGCCAGCCTCGAACAAGATCCGTGGGCGCGGGTCATCAAGGTCAGCGACTTCACCGACAACGGGCTGGGGGTGATCCACACGACGGATGACAAGGCGCGCAGCTCGGCGATGAAGTACCGGCCGCTGGTGCCGAAGCTGCGCGAGCTCGTCGGACGGGCGGACACCCCGCTGTCGCTCGCCGCCAAGGACCACATCCTCGACCAGCTCGACCTCGCGGAGGAACGGTTCGCCGCCATCCTGGACGGATAG
- a CDS encoding GPGG-motif small membrane protein gives MELLLWILAVVLVVAGVLALFRRQILWGVVLIVVGLLVGPGGVSIFSS, from the coding sequence ATGGAACTTTTGCTCTGGATTCTCGCAGTCGTACTCGTGGTCGCCGGCGTCCTTGCGCTGTTCCGGCGGCAGATCCTCTGGGGCGTGGTGCTGATCGTCGTCGGCCTGCTCGTGGGCCCCGGCGGTGTGAGCATCTTCAGCAGTTAG
- a CDS encoding metallophosphoesterase family protein, whose translation MIRIAAVGDVHVDKDVVGRYRPALDRLPDVADALLIAGDLTRHGTVEEARCMATEFGGLAVPVVVVLGNHDHQSDQEAEVTRVLSDAGITVLEGDGTVLELNGHRLGIAGAKGFGGGFAGACASAFGEREMKDFIGTTEAIAEKLGAALRGLDCDALVALTHYAPVPETLVGEPLEIYPFLGSYLLGQAIDSAPTALALHGHAHHGSERGRTPGGVPVRNVAHAVIKQAYNVYQLLSENVDAELVSV comes from the coding sequence ATGATCCGGATCGCCGCAGTGGGCGACGTCCACGTGGACAAGGACGTGGTCGGCCGCTACCGGCCCGCGCTGGACCGCCTGCCGGACGTGGCCGACGCGCTGCTGATCGCGGGGGACCTCACCCGCCACGGCACGGTCGAGGAGGCGCGGTGCATGGCGACCGAGTTCGGCGGGCTGGCCGTGCCGGTCGTCGTCGTCCTCGGCAACCACGACCACCAGAGCGACCAGGAGGCCGAGGTCACCCGGGTGCTCTCCGACGCCGGGATCACCGTGCTGGAGGGCGACGGCACGGTGCTCGAGCTCAACGGCCACCGGCTGGGCATCGCCGGCGCCAAGGGCTTCGGCGGCGGGTTCGCCGGGGCGTGCGCCAGCGCGTTCGGCGAGCGCGAGATGAAGGACTTCATCGGCACCACCGAGGCGATCGCGGAAAAGCTGGGAGCGGCCCTGCGCGGCCTCGATTGCGACGCGCTCGTGGCGCTCACGCACTACGCCCCCGTGCCGGAGACGCTGGTGGGCGAGCCGCTGGAGATCTACCCGTTCCTGGGGTCGTACCTGCTGGGGCAGGCGATCGACTCGGCGCCGACCGCGCTGGCCCTGCACGGGCACGCGCACCACGGCTCGGAACGGGGGCGTACGCCGGGCGGGGTGCCCGTCCGCAACGTGGCCCACGCGGTCATCAAGCAGGCGTACAACGTCTACCAGTTGCTGTCGGAGAATGTGGACGCCGAACTCGTGTCCGTCTGA